Proteins found in one Methanobrevibacter wolinii SH genomic segment:
- the ybaK gene encoding Cys-tRNA(Pro) deacylase: MKKHEEKTNVMRLLEQRKIPYKSHDYSNTNAISGVDVINALGENPDSAFKTLVTVSNNENYYVFLVPVSKELDLKLAAKVVNEKKIKMLKSKELLPLTGYEHGGCSPIGMKHEFPIIIDKSAEKYDTIFFSGGKIGSQIEMNLKDLKKVIKFKLANITK; this comes from the coding sequence TTGAAAAAACACGAAGAAAAGACCAATGTTATGAGATTATTAGAACAAAGAAAAATCCCATATAAAAGTCATGATTACTCTAATACAAATGCAATTAGTGGTGTTGATGTAATTAATGCTTTAGGTGAAAATCCTGACTCTGCTTTTAAAACATTAGTCACAGTAAGTAATAATGAAAATTATTATGTTTTTTTAGTTCCAGTAAGTAAAGAATTAGATTTAAAATTAGCTGCAAAAGTAGTTAATGAGAAAAAAATTAAAATGTTAAAATCAAAAGAATTACTACCTTTAACTGGATATGAACATGGAGGATGTTCTCCAATAGGAATGAAACATGAATTTCCTATAATTATTGATAAATCTGCAGAAAAATATGATACAATATTTTTTAGTGGTGGAAAAATAGGATCACAAATAGAAATGAATTTAAAAGATTTAAAAAAAGTAATAAAATTTAAACTAGCAAATATAACAAAATAA
- a CDS encoding DUF169 domain-containing protein, which yields MINVEDFKKYSDILKNYLNMDYNPVAVKLFKKEENAMEYFDKTDKKIMHCQSILNASKGESFYGTKNEIGCKMGKCVLGLNSLPEEFTEGVIFDKNNTCSTLSSGRYYAEQVPKMPYEIEAIGYTPLEDAKFIPDVIVIVAKPKTIFDLIRANTYLSGERITSSVGGTQSFCGDIVVNTFLTKTPNISFGCMGSHLATDFAPTEVVIGFPSETFDNIVESVVRTNNLHKN from the coding sequence ATGATTAATGTAGAAGACTTTAAAAAATACTCAGATATACTTAAAAATTACTTAAATATGGATTATAATCCTGTAGCAGTAAAATTATTTAAAAAAGAAGAAAATGCTATGGAATATTTTGATAAAACTGATAAAAAAATTATGCATTGTCAATCAATACTTAATGCTAGTAAAGGTGAATCATTTTATGGAACTAAAAATGAAATTGGTTGTAAAATGGGAAAATGTGTCTTAGGTCTTAATTCATTACCTGAAGAATTTACTGAAGGTGTAATTTTTGATAAAAATAATACTTGCTCTACTTTAAGTAGTGGAAGATATTATGCTGAACAAGTACCTAAAATGCCTTATGAAATTGAAGCCATTGGATATACTCCACTTGAAGATGCTAAATTTATTCCAGATGTGATTGTTATTGTAGCAAAACCAAAAACTATCTTTGATTTAATAAGAGCAAATACTTATTTATCTGGAGAAAGAATTACTTCTTCTGTTGGAGGAACACAATCATTTTGTGGGGATATAGTTGTTAACACTTTCTTAACTAAAACTCCAAATATATCTTTTGGTTGTATGGGTTCACATTTAGCTACTGATTTTGCACCTACTGAAGTTGTTATAGGATTTCCATCAGAAACATTTGATAATATTGTTGAATCTGTTGTTAGGACTAATAATCTTCATAAGAATTAG
- a CDS encoding cupin domain-containing protein translates to MIKDEHGGDFGIGKFNKDFDEFFSGKSYLNILSSGKTDLFLANVTFEPKCRNNWHIHHAEKGGGQILICVSGEGWYQEEGKEAQSLKSGDIIEIPPEIKHWHGAKKDSWFSHIAVEVPGEKTSNEWCEPVSDEYYDNL, encoded by the coding sequence ATGATTAAAGATGAACATGGTGGAGATTTTGGAATTGGAAAATTTAATAAAGATTTTGATGAATTTTTTTCTGGTAAATCTTATTTAAATATTTTATCAAGTGGTAAAACTGATTTATTTTTAGCAAATGTTACTTTTGAACCAAAATGTAGAAATAATTGGCATATTCATCATGCAGAAAAAGGTGGAGGTCAAATATTAATTTGTGTTAGTGGTGAAGGTTGGTATCAAGAAGAAGGAAAAGAAGCACAGAGTCTTAAATCTGGTGATATTATAGAAATTCCTCCAGAAATTAAACATTGGCATGGCGCAAAAAAAGATTCATGGTTTTCACATATTGCAGTAGAAGTTCCTGGTGAAAAAACATCTAATGAGTGGTGTGAACCTGTATCTGATGAATATTATGATAATTTATAA